GGCTTTCTGTGGAACGCCTACCATCGAGTAAATCCCCGAGACGTTGAACAAGCACTCCACCACCAAGCAAGTTGGCTAGGCGGGCAATATGTTGACCGTAGGTAATCGGTTCCTTAAAGGGCTCAGTGAAGTTCTTGCTGACTAAGATCGCGAAATTGGTGTTATCTGTTTTGTGCTCAGAATGGCTATGTCCATTCACGGTAATCAGGCCACCATTGTTTTCTACAGCCACCTTACCGTAGGGGCATACACAAAAAGTGCGCACACGATCATCAAAGGAACGGGAGTGATAAACCAGCTTTGATTCATAGAAATCATCGGTCAAAGGCTCCATTACAACCGCGGGTGCCTCCACTCGTACTCCAATATCCACTGAATTGACTTCGGTTTGCATATTCAGCCGGCGCGCTTGTTTTACCAGCCAATCGGCACCCTCCCTACCGGGAGCTAGAACCACATACTCACCTTTGTACTCTGCCTTATTCGTAATGACACCTACCACTTTGCCATCTTCCGAAATGATCTCGGTTACTGGCTCTAAAGTACGGATCGTCACTCCCTGTTCCATGAGGGCCTGACGCATATTGCTAAGTACCCGTTTGGAATAACCGGTTCCTAAATGACGAATCTTGGCCGGGATTAGCTGTAGCTCTGCTAACATGGCCTTTCGACTCACTTCCGCTAGCCTAGCATCCGAGGGAGCATAGACCCGATCCGGTGCACCATGCTGTAGATAAACTTGATCAACGTACCGGATCAATCTAATCAACTCATCACGGGATAAAAACTCATTTAACCAGCCACCCACATCCGGCGATAATGTGAGCTTACCATCACTGAAGGCACCAGCTCCTCCAAAACCACAGACAATACTACATGGTGAGCACTTAGCACAATCACCAGTAACCTCCACCGGACATCGACGCGCGTCCAAGTCCCTACCCTTGTCCAGCAAAAGCACACGATAACCTAGCAGGCTCAGTTCTCCGGCAGCAAAAATCCCTGCGGGACCGGCGCCAACAATAATCACATCGTACTCAAGCATGGACCACGCCTCCTTCATCAAAGCAGAACATAGACAGCTAGTGTTAATCACTCTGAATTAGGGTCTTCGATTCAGAGAGACTCGACGGTAGAAAAGCCACCGTCTGAGCCACTCCCCGGATACGAATTGACCAGAATGCGTACACAAGACTCTAGAGCTATAGATGATACGCTGTTTTCGCCTCTAGCACATAGTATATCACATTGCCTGCTTTATTCTGTTGGCCACGAGATCCCATATGGAATATGGGGTTGGTAACCACCTGTGGATCGTCCCTCGACCAGGTGCCCGGGTAGTGACATCAGTGGCATAACATGTTAATATAATATTGAAAAGAATTCGGGAATGAAGTTCTCCCTTGGCAACCGTTGCCTAAACTGCTTATTGAGCTGATGACTTCTGTGTTTCTTTCACGGAAGCATCAGCTTTTTTTATAACCAAAATAGGGGAAGGTGTTCGTATGCTAACAAGTCTATCACTTGTATTCCTGCTAGGGCTACTCTTGGCCGCAATGACCAGTAAGTCAAAACTACCAAGTCTCCTCGGCATGATCCTGGCGGGAATGGTACTAGGGCCCTATTGCTTAAACTTGTTAAGCGATTCCATGCTTAGCATTTCGACAGATTTGCGTCAGCTTGCCCTTGTGATCATCCTCTTAAGAGCAGGGTTAGCTCTGGATATTAATGACCTTAGACAAATAGGTAGACCAGCAATTCTGATGTGTTTCATCCCCGCTTGCTTTGAGATCGTTGGCGTTATCCTAATTGCACCAGCCTTGTTAGGCGTATCCATTCTCGAAGCAGCCATCATGGGTGTAGTAGTAGCTGCGGTCTCACCTGCGATTATCGTCCCTCGCATGTTGAAGCTGATGGAAAAGGGGTATGGAGAGAAAAACCGTATTCCCCAGCTCATTATGGCCGGTGCGTCCCTTGACGATGTCTTCGTAATCGTACTATTCACGTCTTTCACCAAGCTTGCTAGCGGCGAAAACATCGCTTGGTTTACACTTGTCAAGATCCCAGCTGCCATTGTGTTTGGTATGATCGCTGGTTTTTGCTGCGGAACATGCTTGAGCACCATATTCCGCAGGATTCATATACGGGATTCTGCCAAGGTGATTATTCTACTGAGCATCTCGTGTTTGCTAATCACGGTTGAACAGGCAATCCCGCAGAGTATCCCATTTTCAGGACTTATAGCTGTCATGGCAACAGGTATGGCTATTTTAAGAAACAATAGGGTGCTTGCCACTCGGTTATCTAGCAAGTTTTCCCAGCTCTGGGTAGGGGCCGAAATCATGTTATTCGTCCTAGTTGGAGCAACTGTTGATGTCCGGTACGCCCTTGGGGCAGGCGCAGCCGGCGGCCTTGTAATCTTAGGTTCCTTGCTATTTAGATTAGTGGGGGTATGGACCTGTCTGGCCCGAACAGTGCTGACAAAAGAAGAAAAGTTGTTTTGCATGATCGCCTACGTACCAAAGGCTACTGTACAAGCAGCAATTGGCTCAATTCCTCTCCAAATGGGGCTTCCCTGCGGTAAGATGGTCTTAACAATCGCAGTTCTTGCAATTTTAATCACTGCACCCCTTGGTGCAGTGGGGATAGATTACAGTTACAAAAAACTGCTCACCCAATCAACAGAAGACTCGAGCAATCACTGTGTCAGTAACCGGTAACCTATTACCAAGTTCATGTAAAACATAAATCTGATGGGAAATAAAGAAGGACTTGTCCCTAGTCGCGTCTAAGTATAGTCTTACTTGACTAGAAAGGAGCAGGACCTTTTGCAGACAGTTGAACAATATGCACCAACCATTCTCCAAATGGACCACTTATCCACAGAGGAAGTCATCTCCACTATGCTTAGTAACAATCGTTCCCCCGATCTTTTAGATAGGTTAGTCAATACCTTCGGTAATCTCAATGCCGCGGCAAAAAAGTTGTGCACCATGACTGGCACAGAGCTTGCTTTATTGGGTAAAGTCAGCATTAACGAAGCCTGGAGAATTTTGTCGGCAATCGAACTTGGAAAACGGGTTTCCTTTCTCTCTTCAGGCACCTTGACCAAGGTTCGCAATCCGAAAGACGTTGCTCGATTCCTGTTAACCCATATGCGGCTCTATGACCGCGAACACTTTATTGTAATTCTAGTTAACACCCAAAACGAGATAATCTGCGTAGAGACAGTGGCCGTAGGTGGACTGGCTCATACAGCCATTCATCCAAGGGAAGTATTCAAGGGGGCCATTAGGCACAGCGCCTCTGCTGTTATCTTAGCCCACAATCACCCATCGGGCTGCTGTGAGCCAAGTGGAGCAGATATCAAGGTCACCCAGCGACTGGCCAAAGCAGGAACTCTCCTAGGGATCTGTGTATTGGACCACTTGATCATTGGTGATGGTGTCTTTACCAGCATGAGGGACAAGATGATGATCGACTGAACAACTCTGAATCTAGATGGCTTGACGGGGCACACCCCGTCGAGCCATGAAACACTACAGCGCTTGTGATCGTCATAAATCGTAACCGGGTCTACCCAAGAGCGCAAACATTTTTTTCTTATAGGCTTCAACACCCGGTTGGTCAAAGGGGTTGGTACCGAGTAAATAGCCACCGATCGCGCAGGCCTTCTCAAAGAAGTAGACTAGTTGCCCAAAGTACGTAGGGGTTATCTTGGGAACGTTAATGATGAGATTGGGTACTAGTCCTTCCACATGAGCAAGCAAAGTTCCCTGAAGAGCCTTTTGGTTAACCTCATGGACTGATTTCCCAGCGATATAGTTGAGGCCATCCAAATCAGCGTCTTCTGCTTCAATAATCAGGTTCTGGTGGGGCTCTTGCACGTTTAGCACTGTTTCAAAGAACAGTCTTCTTCCGTCTTGGATGTATTGCCCCAGGGAGTGAAGATCTGTGGTAAAGCTAACAGACCCAGGAAACAGTCCTTTTCCGTCTTTGCCTTGGCTTTCGCCAAATAGCTGCTTCCACCACTCGGCAAAGTAGAATAGACTTGGCTCATAGCTTACCAAAAGCTCCATCGTTTTGCCCTGTTCATAATAAATATGTCGTAGGGCAGCATACTGATAGCAGTCGTTCTCCTCAAGTTGTGGGCTGCCATAGGAATCCTTAGCATGCTTGGCACCAGCGAGAATCGCTTGGATATTAATGCCTGCACTGGCGATAGGCAATAGACCCACCGGAGTCAAGACAGAGAACCTTCCGCCCACATCATCGGGAATGACAAAGGATGCATACCCTTCTTCTGTTGCTAGCTGTCTTAGGGCACCCGCTGCCTTATCTGTGGTCACCACGATGCGTTCTTTAGCCCCGCTCTTACCGTATCTTGTCTCCATATATCGCCTGAGAAATCGAAAGGCAACTGCGGGTTCTGTAGTGGTTCCCGACTTGGAGATGACGTTAAGGGAAACGTCATACTGATCTAGATAGGACAGTAGCTCCGCATGATAAGTTGAGCTTAGATTGTGACCTGCATAAACCACCTGCAGACCGTCCCCACCGAAGCTTGGAGTAAGCAGCTCAATCGCGGCCCGGGCTCCAAGATAGGAACCACCAATTCCAATGACTACGAGGACCTGGCTGTTGGAACGAATCCGGGATGCTACCTCCTGAATCTGATCCAGTTCCGTTCGATCATAGTCAGGTAAGTCTAACCAACCGAGGTAATCCCTTCCTGCGCCTGAACGTTGTTCTAGTATCTGATGGGCCGCTCCGATAAACGGTTCAATTCTAGTTAGCTGCCCCTCATCCACCAATGAATGCTTTTTATCTAGACTGATCATCGACTGCAACTTAAACCGCACCTTCTTCTTCGCATATTTCACAGTATCATTCTATCACTAGTGGCTATCAAACAGCAACTACGGTACATCAGCCATTGGCACAAGCAGATTGTGCAAACCCAATTCCCCACACTTGCCTCAGAGACAATGCTTAAGGCATATGCCTCAAGGAAGGACGAGATATCTTGTTCTTACATGACAAGCAGTCTTTGTTTAACTAATCTAAGGGTCATCTCAGTAAATCATAGGGATAATTGGAGGCGGGTCTTTGGTTGTTTCCCAAAATTTTCGGCTTCGCGACGCCGCGATTAAGGATATGATGCAAGCCATCGGTGCCACAGCATTATCCCATACAGATTGATCAACTGGCTAAATAGCCGTGAACCGGGCAGCAATTGGCGAGATGGAAACCAAGGTCCGGGATAACCCTTTGACCTGAGCAATATGCACGCCACCAACTGATCCAAGAAGCGATCTGCTCAGAAGATCGCTTCTTGGATCAGTCTAACACATACTTTCGTAGCAAATCCCCCCCGCATTGAACGCCAGTCAACGGTCATTAAGGTGTCGGGAGGATGTTCTTCCTTATGACTCTAGAATTCAAGATCTAGCAGTTCCAGTACATCCTGAA
The Limnochordia bacterium DNA segment above includes these coding regions:
- a CDS encoding NAD(P)/FAD-dependent oxidoreductase → MLEYDVIIVGAGPAGIFAAGELSLLGYRVLLLDKGRDLDARRCPVEVTGDCAKCSPCSIVCGFGGAGAFSDGKLTLSPDVGGWLNEFLSRDELIRLIRYVDQVYLQHGAPDRVYAPSDARLAEVSRKAMLAELQLIPAKIRHLGTGYSKRVLSNMRQALMEQGVTIRTLEPVTEIISEDGKVVGVITNKAEYKGEYVVLAPGREGADWLVKQARRLNMQTEVNSVDIGVRVEAPAVVMEPLTDDFYESKLVYHSRSFDDRVRTFCVCPYGKVAVENNGGLITVNGHSHSEHKTDNTNFAILVSKNFTEPFKEPITYGQHIARLANLLGGGVLVQRLGDLLDGRRSTESRISKGLIVPTLPTATPGDLSLVLPYRYLVSIMEMLQAMDKLAPGLYARNTLLYGIEVKFYSSRLQVDRNFQTNIENLYAIGDGAGVTRGLMQASVSGVLVSRAIASKKD
- a CDS encoding glucose-6-phosphate isomerase, translated to MISLDKKHSLVDEGQLTRIEPFIGAAHQILEQRSGAGRDYLGWLDLPDYDRTELDQIQEVASRIRSNSQVLVVIGIGGSYLGARAAIELLTPSFGGDGLQVVYAGHNLSSTYHAELLSYLDQYDVSLNVISKSGTTTEPAVAFRFLRRYMETRYGKSGAKERIVVTTDKAAGALRQLATEEGYASFVIPDDVGGRFSVLTPVGLLPIASAGINIQAILAGAKHAKDSYGSPQLEENDCYQYAALRHIYYEQGKTMELLVSYEPSLFYFAEWWKQLFGESQGKDGKGLFPGSVSFTTDLHSLGQYIQDGRRLFFETVLNVQEPHQNLIIEAEDADLDGLNYIAGKSVHEVNQKALQGTLLAHVEGLVPNLIINVPKITPTYFGQLVYFFEKACAIGGYLLGTNPFDQPGVEAYKKKMFALLGRPGYDL
- a CDS encoding cation:proton antiporter — protein: MLTSLSLVFLLGLLLAAMTSKSKLPSLLGMILAGMVLGPYCLNLLSDSMLSISTDLRQLALVIILLRAGLALDINDLRQIGRPAILMCFIPACFEIVGVILIAPALLGVSILEAAIMGVVVAAVSPAIIVPRMLKLMEKGYGEKNRIPQLIMAGASLDDVFVIVLFTSFTKLASGENIAWFTLVKIPAAIVFGMIAGFCCGTCLSTIFRRIHIRDSAKVIILLSISCLLITVEQAIPQSIPFSGLIAVMATGMAILRNNRVLATRLSSKFSQLWVGAEIMLFVLVGATVDVRYALGAGAAGGLVILGSLLFRLVGVWTCLARTVLTKEEKLFCMIAYVPKATVQAAIGSIPLQMGLPCGKMVLTIAVLAILITAPLGAVGIDYSYKKLLTQSTEDSSNHCVSNR
- the radC gene encoding DNA repair protein RadC — encoded protein: MQTVEQYAPTILQMDHLSTEEVISTMLSNNRSPDLLDRLVNTFGNLNAAAKKLCTMTGTELALLGKVSINEAWRILSAIELGKRVSFLSSGTLTKVRNPKDVARFLLTHMRLYDREHFIVILVNTQNEIICVETVAVGGLAHTAIHPREVFKGAIRHSASAVILAHNHPSGCCEPSGADIKVTQRLAKAGTLLGICVLDHLIIGDGVFTSMRDKMMID